In Halopiger aswanensis, the DNA window GCACGTACTCGCCGATCCCGTGACAGCCGTGGGCGCCCATCACGACGAGATCGGCGTCGGCCGCGGCCGCGACGATTTCCTCCCGCGGTTCGCCCCGCCGAACGTCGGTGACGACGTCGATCCCGCGCTCTTCGGCCCGCTCGCGCGCGTTTGCGATGATTTCGTCGCCTTCCGCCTCGAGCGCGTCGGCGACGCCGCTGCCGAGTCGGGCGAGGCTCGGCATCGCCGTGTCCGCGACGTGGAGCACGCGGAGGGTCGCGCCCATGTCCGCGGCGATCTCGAGGGCGTGGTCGAACGCGGCCGTCGCGGCGTCGCTCCCGTCCACGGGGACGAGAATATCGTCAACGGTCATACACACCCGTGTCGTTCGCTCGGGTGGGGTTTACATCTACGGGCGGCGGGTGCCGCGTCGTCGCAGCGTCCGCGCCCCCGCGGCGGTCAGAGCCAGTTGTCGCCCGTCGTGTCCTCCTGCGCGTCGCGGTAGGAGCCAACCGCCTCCGCGAGGTTCGCGACGGCCGCGCGCTCGCTCTGGCCCTGGCTCGAGACGCCGGTGATCTCGTCCTCGGCGATGTGGAGCCCGTTTTCGTCGACCCAGGTCGTCACGTCCGCGTCCACGAGGGCGTCGTACTCGTTCGGGTCGACCGATTCGGCGTCGTCCGCGTCGACCTCGTCTCCGTCCGTCATACCCGTCACTTCTCGCCGCGCGAGTGAAATACGCATCGCCAGCGGTCGGCCGCGCGGGCCGTCTCGTCTCGAGTCCGAGCCGCCGGTTCCGCAACGGTAACGCCGACGACCGCCTCGAACCCTTATCACCCTCGTCGTGGTCCGTCCCGTATGTCGTTCGATCCCGACCGCGTCACGACGATCACCTTCGACTCGTACGGCACCCTGGTCGACGTCGAGGCAGCCACCGCCGCGCTGGCCGACGTCGTCGACGATCCCGACGCCGTCTCCCGGCGCTGGCGAACCCGATCGCTGGCTTACGCCTTCGTCGCCAACCAGATCGACGCCTACCAGCCCTTCTACGAGATCAACCGCGACGCGCTCCAGTACGCGCTGGACGCCCACGACGCGGCCGTCACGGCGGACGAGCGCGACGAGGTCCTCGCGGTCTACCACGAACTCGAGGTCTTCGACGACGTCCGCGACGGCCTCGAGGGGCTCGTCGATGCGGGCTACGATTGCTACGTCCTCTCGAACGGCAATCCCGAGATGCTCGAGTCGATGGTCGAACACGCCGACATCGAAGAGTTACTCGAGGACACCATCAGCGCCGACGAGGTCGAGACCTTCAAACCCGACAGCGAGATCTACCGTCACGCCGCGGCCCGAACCGGGACGCCGATCGACGAGATCGCCCACGTGGCGGCCGGTTGGTACGACGTCCGCGGTGCGAACCACGCCGGCATGCAGAGCGTCTGGGTCGACCGGAAAGGCAAGCCGTGGGGGCCGTTCGACGGCGAGCCGGATCTGACGATCGAAACGTTCGACGAACTGGTCGAGACGCTCGCGTGAGGTCGCGCGGCGACGGTTGTGTCGTCCTGCTCCGCCAGATCCCTCGTTACTCGATCCCGATGATCGGCTGGGGCTCGTAGGGCTCCTCGAGGTACTCGACGTCCGACTCCGAGAGGTCGATCTCGAGGGCCTCGACCGCGTCCTCCAGGTGCTCGACGCTGGTCGTGCCGACGATCGGCGCGTCGACGTACTCGTTCTGGAACTGCCAGGCGAGCGCGATCTGGGCCATCGTGACGCCCTTCTCGTCGGCCAGTTCCTGCACCCGCTCGTTGATCTCGCGGCCGCCGCCGCGCTCGTACTCCGGCGCGGGGTTGTGGAAGTTGTCCGGATCGCCGCGTTCGGTCGCCTCGAGGTCCTCGACCGGGCGGGCGAGGTAGCCCTGCCCGAGCGGTCCCCACGGGATGACGGCGATATCGTTCGCGTCACAGAGGGGGAGCATCTCGCGTTCCTCCTCGCGGTAGGCCAGGTGGTAGTGGTTCTGCATCGTCTCGAAGGAAACGAGGTGCTCGCGTTCGCTCGTCCGGAGGCGCTCGGCCAACTGGTGGGCGTACATCGAACTCGTGCCGACGTGTCGGACTTTCCCGCGCCGGACCGCGTCGTCCAGCGCGCGGAGCGTGGTTTCGGGCGGCGTGTTCGGATCGACCCGGTGGGTCTGGTAGAGGTCGATGGTGTCCATGCCGAGTCGATCGAGCGAGGCCTCGAGTTCCTGTTCGATGGTCTTTCTCGAGAGGCCCGCCGCGTTCGGGTGCTCGTCGCCCGAAGGGAACCGGACCTTCGTCGCGACGACCATCTCGTCGCGGTCGTAGTCGGCGAGCACGTCGC includes these proteins:
- a CDS encoding type II toxin-antitoxin system HicB family antitoxin, which codes for MTDGDEVDADDAESVDPNEYDALVDADVTTWVDENGLHIAEDEITGVSSQGQSERAAVANLAEAVGSYRDAQEDTTGDNWL
- a CDS encoding haloacid dehalogenase type II, which encodes MSFDPDRVTTITFDSYGTLVDVEAATAALADVVDDPDAVSRRWRTRSLAYAFVANQIDAYQPFYEINRDALQYALDAHDAAVTADERDEVLAVYHELEVFDDVRDGLEGLVDAGYDCYVLSNGNPEMLESMVEHADIEELLEDTISADEVETFKPDSEIYRHAAARTGTPIDEIAHVAAGWYDVRGANHAGMQSVWVDRKGKPWGPFDGEPDLTIETFDELVETLA
- a CDS encoding aldo/keto reductase — protein: MEYTTLGSTGMEVSELCLGCMSFGSEEPWMLDREESRELIERAIDLGINFFDTANAYSDGESEEILGDVLADYDRDEMVVATKVRFPSGDEHPNAAGLSRKTIEQELEASLDRLGMDTIDLYQTHRVDPNTPPETTLRALDDAVRRGKVRHVGTSSMYAHQLAERLRTSEREHLVSFETMQNHYHLAYREEEREMLPLCDANDIAVIPWGPLGQGYLARPVEDLEATERGDPDNFHNPAPEYERGGGREINERVQELADEKGVTMAQIALAWQFQNEYVDAPIVGTTSVEHLEDAVEALEIDLSESDVEYLEEPYEPQPIIGIE